A window of the Oncorhynchus keta strain PuntledgeMale-10-30-2019 chromosome 21, Oket_V2, whole genome shotgun sequence genome harbors these coding sequences:
- the LOC127910473 gene encoding uncharacterized protein LOC127910473 isoform X21, whose product MAPHCVVTYPHRLGGSPSGSPGSSCRGRCCYLPSPPGGQPVRKSRIQKSTIMAPHCVVTYPQHLGGGPSGSPGSSCRGRCCYLPSPPGGRPIRKSRIMAPHCVVTYPHHLGGGPSGSPGSSCRGRCCYLPSPPGGRPIRKSRIQLQREVLLPTLTTWGAAHQEVQDHGTTLYCYLPSPPGVAAHQEVQDPVAEGGVVTYPHHLGGGPSGSPGSSCRGRCCYLPSPPGGRPIRKSRIQLQREVLLPTLTTWGGGPSGSPGSSCRGRCCYLPSPPGGRPIRKSRIQLQREVLLPTLTTWGEAHQEVQDPVAEGGVVTYPHHLGGGPSGSPGSSCRGRCCYLPSPPGGRPIRKSRIQLQREVLLPTLTTWGAAHQEVQDPVAEGGVVTYPHHLGGAAHQEVQDPVAEGGVVTYPHHLGGGPSGSPGSSCRGRCCYLPSPPGGRPRQYRTEEPSLLLHQTGNLPTSLERQYRIEEPSLLLHQTGSLLTSLERQYRIEEPSLLLHQTGNLPTSLERQYRIEEPSLLLHQTGSLLTSLERQYRIEEPSLLLHQSGRLLTSLKRQYRIEEPSLLLHQTGSLLTSLERQYRIEEPSLLLHQTGSLLTSLERQYRIEEPSLLLHQTGSLLTSLERQYRAVSKSPHCCSTKQEILRLAWRDSTVQYRRALTAAPPNRKSSD is encoded by the exons ATGGCACCAcactgtgttgttacctaccctcaccgcctggggggcagcccatcaggaagtccaggatccagttgcagagggaggtgttgttacctaccctcaccgcctggggggcagcccgtcaggaagtccaggatccagaagtccacaatcatggcaccacactgtgttgttacctaccctcagcacctggggggcggcccatcaggaagtccaggatccagttgcagagggaggtgttgttacctaccctcaccacctggggggaggcccatcaggaagtccaggatcatggcaccacactgtgttgttacctaccctcaccacctggggggcggcccatcaggaagtccaggatccagttgcagagggaggtgttgttacctaccctcaccacctggggggcggcccatcaggaagtccaggatccagttgcagagggaggtgttgttacctaccctcaccacctggggggcggcccatcaggaagtccaggatcatggcaccacactgtattgttacctaccctcaccacctggggtggcggcccatcaggaagtccaggatccagttgcagagggaggtgttgttacctaccctcaccacctggggggaggcccatcaggaagtccaggatccagttgcagagggaggtgttgttacctaccctcaccacctggggggcggcccatcaggaagtccaggatccagttgcagagggaggtgttgttacctaccctcaccacctgggggggcggcccatcaggaagtccaggatccagttgcagagggaggtgttgttacctaccctcaccacctggggggaggcccatcaggaagtccaggatccagttgcagagggag gtgttgttacctaccctcaccacctggggggaggcccatcaggaagtccaggatccagttgcagagggag gtgttgttacctaccctcaccacctggggggcggcccatcaggaagtccaggatccagttgcagagggaggtgttgttacctaccctcaccacctggggggaggcccatcaggaagtccaggatccagttgcagagggaggtgttgttacctaccctcaccacctggggggcggcccatcaggaagtccaggatccagttgcagagggaggtgttgttacctaccctcaccacctggggggggcggcccatcaggaagtccaggatccagttgcagagggaggtgttgttacctaccctcaccacctggggggaggcccatcaggaagtccaggatccagttgcagagggaggtgttgttacctaccctcaccacctggggggcggcccagACAGTACCGTactgaagagccctcactgctgctccaccaaactggaaaCCTTCCAACTAGCTTGGAGAGACAGTaccgtatcgaagagccctcactgctgctccaccaaactggaagtcttctgactagcttggagaGACAGTaccgtatcgaagagccctcactactgctccaccaaactggaaaCCTTCCAACTAGCTTGGAGAGACAGTaccgtatcgaagagccctcactgctgctccaccaaactggaagtcttctgactagcttggagaGACAGTaccgtatcgaagagccctcactgctgctccaccaatcTGGAAGACTTCTGACTAGCTTGAAGAGACAGTaccgtatcgaagagccctcactgctgctccaccaaacaggaagtcttctgactagcttggagaGACAGTaccgtatcgaagagccctcactgctgctccaccaaacaggaagtcttctgactagcttggagaGACAGTaccgtatcgaagagccctcactgctgctccaccaaacaggaagtcttctgacaagcttggaaagacagtaccgtgcagtatcgaagagccctcactgctgctccaccaaacagGAAATCTTACGACTAGCTTGgagagacagtaccgtgcagtatcgaagagccctcactgcggCTCCACCAAAcaggaagtcttctgactag
- the LOC127910473 gene encoding uncharacterized protein LOC127910473 isoform X10 yields the protein MAPHCVVTYPHRLGGSPSGSPGSSCRGRCCYLPSPPGGQPVRKSRIQKSTIMAPHCVVTYPQHLGGGPSGSPGSSCRGRCCYLPSPPGGRPIRKSRIMAPHCVVTYPHHLGGGPSGSPGSSCRGRCCYLPSPPGGRPIRKSRIQLQREVLLPTLTTWGAAHQEVQDHGTTLYCYLPSPPGVAAHQEVQDPVAEGGVVTYPHHLGGGPSGSPGSSCRGRCCYLPSPPGGRPIRKSRIQLQREVLLPTLTTWGGGPSGSPGSSCRGRCCYLPSPPGGRPIRKSRIQLQREVLLPTLTTWGEAHQEVQDPVAEGGVVTYPHHLGGGPSGSPGSWHHTVLLPTLTTWGAAHQEVQDHGTTLYCYLPSPPGGRPIRKSRIQLQREVLLPTLTTWGAAHQEVQDPVAEGGVVTYPHHLGGGPSGSPGSSCRGRCCYLPSPPGGRPIRKSRIQLQREVLLPTLTTWGAAHQEVQDPVAEGGVVTYPHHLGGAAHQEVQDPVAEGGVVTYPHHLGGGPSGSPGSSCRGRCCYLPSPPGGRPRQYRTEEPSLLLHQTGNLPTSLERQYRIEEPSLLLHQTGSLLTSLERQYRIEEPSLLLHQTGNLPTSLERQYRIEEPSLLLHQTGSLLTSLERQYRIEEPSLLLHQSGRLLTSLKRQYRIEEPSLLLHQTGSLLTSLERQYRIEEPSLLLHQTGSLLTSLERQYRIEEPSLLLHQTGSLLTSLERQYRAVSKSPHCCSTKQEILRLAWRDSTVQYRRALTAAPPNRKSSD from the exons ATGGCACCAcactgtgttgttacctaccctcaccgcctggggggcagcccatcaggaagtccaggatccagttgcagagggaggtgttgttacctaccctcaccgcctggggggcagcccgtcaggaagtccaggatccagaagtccacaatcatggcaccacactgtgttgttacctaccctcagcacctggggggcggcccatcaggaagtccaggatccagttgcagagggaggtgttgttacctaccctcaccacctggggggaggcccatcaggaagtccaggatcatggcaccacactgtgttgttacctaccctcaccacctggggggcggcccatcaggaagtccaggatccagttgcagagggaggtgttgttacctaccctcaccacctggggggcggcccatcaggaagtccaggatccagttgcagagggaggtgttgttacctaccctcaccacctggggggcggcccatcaggaagtccaggatcatggcaccacactgtattgttacctaccctcaccacctggggtggcggcccatcaggaagtccaggatccagttgcagagggaggtgttgttacctaccctcaccacctggggggaggcccatcaggaagtccaggatccagttgcagagggaggtgttgttacctaccctcaccacctggggggcggcccatcaggaagtccaggatccagttgcagagggaggtgttgttacctaccctcaccacctgggggggcggcccatcaggaagtccaggatccagttgcagagggaggtgttgttacctaccctcaccacctggggggaggcccatcaggaagtccaggatccagttgcagagggag gtgttgttacctaccctcaccacctggggggaggcccatcaggaagtccaggatccagttgcagagggaggtgttgttacctaccctcaccacctagggggaggcccatcaggaagtccaggatcatggcaccacactgtgttgttacctaccctcaccacctggggggcggcccatcaggaagtccaggatcatggcaccacactgtattgttacctaccctcaccacctggggggcggcccatcaggaagtccaggatccagttgcagagggaggtgttgttacctaccctcaccacctggggggcagcccatcaggaagtccaggatccagttgcagagggaggtgttgttacctaccctcaccacctggggggcggcccatcaggaagtccaggatccagttgcagagggaggtgttgttacctaccctcaccacctggggggaggcccatcaggaagtccaggatccagttgcagagggaggtgttgttacctaccctcaccacctggggggcggcccatcaggaagtccaggatccagttgcagagggaggtgttgttacctaccctcaccacctggggggggcggcccatcaggaagtccaggatccagttgcagagggaggtgttgttacctaccctcaccacctggggggaggcccatcaggaagtccaggatccagttgcagagggaggtgttgttacctaccctcaccacctggggggcggcccagACAGTACCGTactgaagagccctcactgctgctccaccaaactggaaaCCTTCCAACTAGCTTGGAGAGACAGTaccgtatcgaagagccctcactgctgctccaccaaactggaagtcttctgactagcttggagaGACAGTaccgtatcgaagagccctcactactgctccaccaaactggaaaCCTTCCAACTAGCTTGGAGAGACAGTaccgtatcgaagagccctcactgctgctccaccaaactggaagtcttctgactagcttggagaGACAGTaccgtatcgaagagccctcactgctgctccaccaatcTGGAAGACTTCTGACTAGCTTGAAGAGACAGTaccgtatcgaagagccctcactgctgctccaccaaacaggaagtcttctgactagcttggagaGACAGTaccgtatcgaagagccctcactgctgctccaccaaacaggaagtcttctgactagcttggagaGACAGTaccgtatcgaagagccctcactgctgctccaccaaacaggaagtcttctgacaagcttggaaagacagtaccgtgcagtatcgaagagccctcactgctgctccaccaaacagGAAATCTTACGACTAGCTTGgagagacagtaccgtgcagtatcgaagagccctcactgcggCTCCACCAAAcaggaagtcttctgactag
- the LOC127910473 gene encoding uncharacterized protein LOC127910473 isoform X35, which translates to MAPHCVVTYPHRLGGSPSGSPGSSCRGRCCYLPSPPGGQPVRKSRIQKSTIMAPHCVVTYPQHLGGGPSGSPGSSCRGRCCYLPSPPGGRPIRKSRIMAPHCVVTYPHHLGGGPSGSPGSSCRGRCCYLPSPPGGRPIRKSRIQLQREVLLPTLTTWGAAHQEVQDHGTTLYCYLPSPPGVAAHQEVQDPVAEGGVVTYPHHLGGGPSGSPGSSCRGRCCYLPSPPGGRPIRKSRIQLQREVLLPTLTTWGAAHQEVQDPVAEGGVVTYPHHLGGAAHQEVQDPVAEGGVVTYPHHLGGGPSGSPGSSCRGRCCYLPSPPGGRPRQYRTEEPSLLLHQTGNLPTSLERQYRIEEPSLLLHQTGSLLTSLERQYRIEEPSLLLHQTGNLPTSLERQYRIEEPSLLLHQTGSLLTSLERQYRIEEPSLLLHQSGRLLTSLKRQYRIEEPSLLLHQTGSLLTSLERQYRIEEPSLLLHQTGSLLTSLERQYRIEEPSLLLHQTGSLLTSLERQYRAVSKSPHCCSTKQEILRLAWRDSTVQYRRALTAAPPNRKSSD; encoded by the exons ATGGCACCAcactgtgttgttacctaccctcaccgcctggggggcagcccatcaggaagtccaggatccagttgcagagggaggtgttgttacctaccctcaccgcctggggggcagcccgtcaggaagtccaggatccagaagtccacaatcatggcaccacactgtgttgttacctaccctcagcacctggggggcggcccatcaggaagtccaggatccagttgcagagggaggtgttgttacctaccctcaccacctggggggaggcccatcaggaagtccaggatcatggcaccacactgtgttgttacctaccctcaccacctggggggcggcccatcaggaagtccaggatccagttgcagagggaggtgttgttacctaccctcaccacctggggggcggcccatcaggaagtccaggatccagttgcagagggaggtgttgttacctaccctcaccacctggggggcggcccatcaggaagtccaggatcatggcaccacactgtattgttacctaccctcaccacctggggtggcggcccatcaggaagtccaggatccagttgcagagggaggtgttgttacctaccctcaccacctggggggaggcccatcaggaagtccaggatccagttgcagagggaggtgttgttacctaccctcaccacctggggggcggcccatcaggaagtccaggatccagttgcagagggag gtgttgttacctaccctcaccacctggggggcggcccatcaggaagtccaggatccagttgcagagggaggtgttgttacctaccctcaccacctggggggggcggcccatcaggaagtccaggatccagttgcagagggaggtgttgttacctaccctcaccacctggggggaggcccatcaggaagtccaggatccagttgcagagggaggtgttgttacctaccctcaccacctggggggcggcccagACAGTACCGTactgaagagccctcactgctgctccaccaaactggaaaCCTTCCAACTAGCTTGGAGAGACAGTaccgtatcgaagagccctcactgctgctccaccaaactggaagtcttctgactagcttggagaGACAGTaccgtatcgaagagccctcactactgctccaccaaactggaaaCCTTCCAACTAGCTTGGAGAGACAGTaccgtatcgaagagccctcactgctgctccaccaaactggaagtcttctgactagcttggagaGACAGTaccgtatcgaagagccctcactgctgctccaccaatcTGGAAGACTTCTGACTAGCTTGAAGAGACAGTaccgtatcgaagagccctcactgctgctccaccaaacaggaagtcttctgactagcttggagaGACAGTaccgtatcgaagagccctcactgctgctccaccaaacaggaagtcttctgactagcttggagaGACAGTaccgtatcgaagagccctcactgctgctccaccaaacaggaagtcttctgacaagcttggaaagacagtaccgtgcagtatcgaagagccctcactgctgctccaccaaacagGAAATCTTACGACTAGCTTGgagagacagtaccgtgcagtatcgaagagccctcactgcggCTCCACCAAAcaggaagtcttctgactag
- the LOC127910473 gene encoding uncharacterized protein LOC127910473 isoform X36, which yields MAPHCVVTYPHRLGGSPSGSPGSSCRGRCCYLPSPPGGQPVRKSRIQKSTIMAPHCVVTYPQHLGGGPSGSPGSSCRGRCCYLPSPPGGRPIRKSRIMAPHCVVTYPHHLGGGPSGSPGSSCRGRCCYLPSPPGGRPIRKSRIQLQREVLLPTLTTWGAAHQEVQDHGTTLYCYLPSPPGVAAHQEVQDPVAEGGVVTYPHHLGGGPSGSPGSSCRGRCCYLPSPPGGRPIRKSRIQLQREVLLPTLTTWGEAHQEVQDPVAEGGVVTYPHHLGGGPSGSPGSSCRGRCCYLPSPPGGRPRQYRTEEPSLLLHQTGNLPTSLERQYRIEEPSLLLHQTGSLLTSLERQYRIEEPSLLLHQTGNLPTSLERQYRIEEPSLLLHQTGSLLTSLERQYRIEEPSLLLHQSGRLLTSLKRQYRIEEPSLLLHQTGSLLTSLERQYRIEEPSLLLHQTGSLLTSLERQYRIEEPSLLLHQTGSLLTSLERQYRAVSKSPHCCSTKQEILRLAWRDSTVQYRRALTAAPPNRKSSD from the exons ATGGCACCAcactgtgttgttacctaccctcaccgcctggggggcagcccatcaggaagtccaggatccagttgcagagggaggtgttgttacctaccctcaccgcctggggggcagcccgtcaggaagtccaggatccagaagtccacaatcatggcaccacactgtgttgttacctaccctcagcacctggggggcggcccatcaggaagtccaggatccagttgcagagggaggtgttgttacctaccctcaccacctggggggaggcccatcaggaagtccaggatcatggcaccacactgtgttgttacctaccctcaccacctggggggcggcccatcaggaagtccaggatccagttgcagagggaggtgttgttacctaccctcaccacctggggggcggcccatcaggaagtccaggatccagttgcagagggaggtgttgttacctaccctcaccacctggggggcggcccatcaggaagtccaggatcatggcaccacactgtattgttacctaccctcaccacctggggtggcggcccatcaggaagtccaggatccagttgcagagggaggtgttgttacctaccctcaccacctggggggaggcccatcaggaagtccaggatccagttgcagagggaggtgttgttacctaccctcaccacctggggggcggcccatcaggaagtccaggatccagttgcagagggag gtgttgttacctaccctcaccacctggggggaggcccatcaggaagtccaggatccagttgcagagggag gtgttgttacctaccctcaccacctggggggaggcccatcaggaagtccaggatccagttgcagagggaggtgttgttacctaccctcaccacctggggggcggcccagACAGTACCGTactgaagagccctcactgctgctccaccaaactggaaaCCTTCCAACTAGCTTGGAGAGACAGTaccgtatcgaagagccctcactgctgctccaccaaactggaagtcttctgactagcttggagaGACAGTaccgtatcgaagagccctcactactgctccaccaaactggaaaCCTTCCAACTAGCTTGGAGAGACAGTaccgtatcgaagagccctcactgctgctccaccaaactggaagtcttctgactagcttggagaGACAGTaccgtatcgaagagccctcactgctgctccaccaatcTGGAAGACTTCTGACTAGCTTGAAGAGACAGTaccgtatcgaagagccctcactgctgctccaccaaacaggaagtcttctgactagcttggagaGACAGTaccgtatcgaagagccctcactgctgctccaccaaacaggaagtcttctgactagcttggagaGACAGTaccgtatcgaagagccctcactgctgctccaccaaacaggaagtcttctgacaagcttggaaagacagtaccgtgcagtatcgaagagccctcactgctgctccaccaaacagGAAATCTTACGACTAGCTTGgagagacagtaccgtgcagtatcgaagagccctcactgcggCTCCACCAAAcaggaagtcttctgactag
- the LOC127910473 gene encoding uncharacterized protein LOC127910473 isoform X19, producing MAPHCVVTYPHRLGGSPSGSPGSSCRGRCCYLPSPPGGQPVRKSRIQKSTIMAPHCVVTYPQHLGGGPSGSPGSSCRGRCCYLPSPPGGRPIRKSRIMAPHCVVTYPHHLGGGPSGSPGSSCRGRCCYLPSPPGGRPIRKSRIQLQREVLLPTLTTWGEAHQEVQDPVAEGGVVTYPHHLGGGPSGSPGSSCRGRCCYLPSPPGGRPIRKSRIQLQREVLLPTLTTWGEAHQEVQDPVAEGGVVTYPHHLGGGPSGSPGSWHHTVLLPTLTTWGAAHQEVQDHGTTLYCYLPSPPGGRPIRKSRIQLQREVLLPTLTTWGAAHQEVQDPVAEGGVVTYPHHLGGGPSGSPGSSCRGRCCYLPSPPGGRPIRKSRIQLQREVLLPTLTTWGAAHQEVQDPVAEGGVVTYPHHLGGAAHQEVQDPVAEGGVVTYPHHLGGGPSGSPGSSCRGRCCYLPSPPGGRPRQYRTEEPSLLLHQTGNLPTSLERQYRIEEPSLLLHQTGSLLTSLERQYRIEEPSLLLHQTGNLPTSLERQYRIEEPSLLLHQTGSLLTSLERQYRIEEPSLLLHQSGRLLTSLKRQYRIEEPSLLLHQTGSLLTSLERQYRIEEPSLLLHQTGSLLTSLERQYRIEEPSLLLHQTGSLLTSLERQYRAVSKSPHCCSTKQEILRLAWRDSTVQYRRALTAAPPNRKSSD from the exons ATGGCACCAcactgtgttgttacctaccctcaccgcctggggggcagcccatcaggaagtccaggatccagttgcagagggaggtgttgttacctaccctcaccgcctggggggcagcccgtcaggaagtccaggatccagaagtccacaatcatggcaccacactgtgttgttacctaccctcagcacctggggggcggcccatcaggaagtccaggatccagttgcagagggaggtgttgttacctaccctcaccacctggggggaggcccatcaggaagtccaggatcatggcaccacactgtgttgttacctaccctcaccacctggggggcggcccatcaggaagtccaggatccagttgcagagggaggtgttgttacctaccctcaccacctggggggcggcccatcaggaagtccaggatccagttgcagagggag gtgttgttacctaccctcaccacctggggggaggcccatcaggaagtccaggatccagttgcagagggaggtgttgttacctaccctcaccacctggggggcggcccatcaggaagtccaggatccagttgcagagggag gtgttgttacctaccctcaccacctggggggcggcccatcaggaagtccaggatccagttgcagagggaggtgttgttacctaccctcaccacctggggggaggcccatcaggaagtccaggatccagttgcagagggaggtgttgttacctaccctcaccacctagggggaggcccatcaggaagtccaggatcatggcaccacactgtgttgttacctaccctcaccacctggggggcggcccatcaggaagtccaggatcatggcaccacactgtattgttacctaccctcaccacctggggggcggcccatcaggaagtccaggatccagttgcagagggaggtgttgttacctaccctcaccacctggggggcagcccatcaggaagtccaggatccagttgcagagggaggtgttgttacctaccctcaccacctggggggcggcccatcaggaagtccaggatccagttgcagagggaggtgttgttacctaccctcaccacctggggggaggcccatcaggaagtccaggatccagttgcagagggaggtgttgttacctaccctcaccacctggggggcggcccatcaggaagtccaggatccagttgcagagggaggtgttgttacctaccctcaccacctggggggggcggcccatcaggaagtccaggatccagttgcagagggaggtgttgttacctaccctcaccacctggggggaggcccatcaggaagtccaggatccagttgcagagggaggtgttgttacctaccctcaccacctggggggcggcccagACAGTACCGTactgaagagccctcactgctgctccaccaaactggaaaCCTTCCAACTAGCTTGGAGAGACAGTaccgtatcgaagagccctcactgctgctccaccaaactggaagtcttctgactagcttggagaGACAGTaccgtatcgaagagccctcactactgctccaccaaactggaaaCCTTCCAACTAGCTTGGAGAGACAGTaccgtatcgaagagccctcactgctgctccaccaaactggaagtcttctgactagcttggagaGACAGTaccgtatcgaagagccctcactgctgctccaccaatcTGGAAGACTTCTGACTAGCTTGAAGAGACAGTaccgtatcgaagagccctcactgctgctccaccaaacaggaagtcttctgactagcttggagaGACAGTaccgtatcgaagagccctcactgctgctccaccaaacaggaagtcttctgactagcttggagaGACAGTaccgtatcgaagagccctcactgctgctccaccaaacaggaagtcttctgacaagcttggaaagacagtaccgtgcagtatcgaagagccctcactgctgctccaccaaacagGAAATCTTACGACTAGCTTGgagagacagtaccgtgcagtatcgaagagccctcactgcggCTCCACCAAAcaggaagtcttctgactag
- the LOC127910473 gene encoding uncharacterized protein LOC127910473 isoform X44, with translation MAPHCVVTYPHRLGGSPSGSPGSSCRGRCCYLPSPPGGQPVRKSRIQKSTIMAPHCVVTYPQHLGGGPSGSPGSSCRGRCCYLPSPPGGRPIRKSRIMAPHCVVTYPHHLGGGPSGSPGSSCRGRCCYLPSPPGGRPIRKSRIQLQREVLLPTLTTWGAAHQEVQDHGTTLYCYLPSPPGVAAHQEVQDPVAEGGVVTYPHHLGGGPSGSPGSSCRGRCCYLPSPPGGRPIRKSRIQLQREVLLPTLTTWGGGPSGSPGSSCRGRCCYLPSPPGGRPIRKSRIQLQREVLLPTLTTWGEAHQEVQDPVAEGGVVTYPHHLGGGPDSTVLKSPHCCSTKLETFQLAWRDSTVSKSPHCCSTKLEVF, from the exons ATGGCACCAcactgtgttgttacctaccctcaccgcctggggggcagcccatcaggaagtccaggatccagttgcagagggaggtgttgttacctaccctcaccgcctggggggcagcccgtcaggaagtccaggatccagaagtccacaatcatggcaccacactgtgttgttacctaccctcagcacctggggggcggcccatcaggaagtccaggatccagttgcagagggaggtgttgttacctaccctcaccacctggggggaggcccatcaggaagtccaggatcatggcaccacactgtgttgttacctaccctcaccacctggggggcggcccatcaggaagtccaggatccagttgcagagggaggtgttgttacctaccctcaccacctggggggcggcccatcaggaagtccaggatccagttgcagagggaggtgttgttacctaccctcaccacctggggggcggcccatcaggaagtccaggatcatggcaccacactgtattgttacctaccctcaccacctggggtggcggcccatcaggaagtccaggatccagttgcagagggaggtgttgttacctaccctcaccacctggggggaggcccatcaggaagtccaggatccagttgcagagggaggtgttgttacctaccctcaccacctggggggcggcccatcaggaagtccaggatccagttgcagagggaggtgttgttacctaccctcaccacctgggggggcggcccatcaggaagtccaggatccagttgcagagggaggtgttgttacctaccctcaccacctggggggaggcccatcaggaagtccaggatccagttgcagagggag gtgttgttacctaccctcaccacctggggggaggcccatcaggaagtccaggatccagttgcagagggaggtgttgttacctaccctcaccacctggggggcggcccagACAGTACCGTactgaagagccctcactgctgctccaccaaactggaaaCCTTCCAACTAGCTTGGAGAGACAGTaccgtatcgaagagccctcactgctgctccaccaaactggaagtcttctga